From the genome of Bacteroidota bacterium, one region includes:
- a CDS encoding serine/threonine-protein phosphatase, with amino-acid sequence MAKIFSNLYKLYTSDLKDGDVQRLIRSEAPEVYQFYLESAKKRNYAKMNKEQKTFALIKDIIYAFLSKLSPVRRIAFSLAFVIFFYAYLANLWFWAGLSFLTIVALLAFEVAEKLTAANELDIAKGIQEELIMKEPPQYEMLQVASYSKPAKTVGGDFLNWFHLNHEKKRHLYLLGDISGKGMLAALYMVRVHSLLMYLTKEEENSRNILVELNKVLNAIFKPGLFFTAAGVEVENENELKLFRAGHMPFVHYDAEKKEVSQIKPDGIGIGMRDRGIFEKSLNEHSVTLKPGDILLVYSDGLNEAVDEHGHEYGTQRIEKNLLKCTDKSAEEILQMFIRSVNNFTYNVPMRDDITILVMKAEV; translated from the coding sequence TTGGCAAAAATATTTTCAAATCTCTACAAACTTTACACAAGCGACCTTAAAGACGGTGATGTCCAGCGGCTGATACGGTCGGAGGCACCCGAAGTTTACCAGTTTTATCTGGAGAGTGCAAAAAAGCGAAACTACGCCAAGATGAATAAAGAGCAGAAGACTTTTGCTCTCATAAAGGATATAATTTACGCTTTTTTAAGCAAGCTCTCACCGGTAAGAAGAATTGCATTCTCACTCGCATTTGTCATTTTCTTCTATGCATACCTTGCAAATCTGTGGTTTTGGGCAGGTCTCTCATTTTTAACAATAGTTGCACTTCTTGCCTTCGAGGTAGCTGAAAAACTTACAGCCGCCAACGAACTCGACATCGCGAAAGGCATTCAGGAAGAGTTAATTATGAAGGAACCTCCTCAATATGAAATGCTTCAGGTGGCATCCTACTCAAAACCTGCAAAGACTGTCGGAGGAGATTTTCTCAACTGGTTCCACCTCAACCATGAAAAGAAAAGGCATCTTTACCTTCTCGGCGACATTTCCGGGAAAGGGATGCTTGCGGCTCTCTATATGGTTCGGGTTCACTCTCTGTTGATGTATCTGACGAAGGAAGAGGAGAACTCCCGCAACATCCTCGTGGAATTAAACAAAGTATTGAATGCCATTTTTAAACCGGGACTTTTCTTTACCGCTGCCGGAGTAGAAGTGGAAAATGAAAATGAATTGAAACTTTTCAGAGCCGGGCATATGCCGTTTGTTCATTATGATGCCGAAAAAAAGGAAGTGTCGCAGATAAAACCTGACGGCATCGGAATAGGAATGAGGGACAGGGGAATCTTTGAAAAATCACTTAATGAGCATTCTGTAACTTTAAAACCCGGTGACATACTTTTGGTCTATTCCGACGGTCTGAACGAAGCCGTCGATGAGCACGGGCACGAATATGGCACTCAACGGATCGAGAAAAACCTCCTCAAGTGCACTGATAAATCTGCCGAAGAAATCCTCCAAATGTTCATCCGCTCGGTCAATAATTTTACATATAATGTTCCCATGAGAGACGACATCACAATCCTGGTTATGAAGGCTGAAGTCTGA
- a CDS encoding T9SS type A sorting domain-containing protein, with the protein MKTFFSFFVAISMMVVSTSAQGVTKQSLPDMPFPRMNSQTVATSSGLYLAIGGHSSGFTRMNTVTSVAHNDSAWANFTLTDFRDATGIVHLSDSTCLLIGGMSSDLGVGQLSTTERVYPNLLQSAAGPALLNARTMANGVQLANGKVLVAGCWYSDVAAAVGEVIDLATNQVTLTGNLNQPRAYPTFVPTSDGGAIMFGGWGVYGGLFSGAVEEYNPATNTFTKIRDNLFADDPDYRVVTDFGEDMQHKKLSNGKYVFLARKFQNGEGWRVFTVDPVTKQFEVIVPSLPISQTGTGFTYLYLSPIIDTRVNDLVMIPQIWTDPQGKNHVSIPFFFHQFTSTIVFPVSDVILDHWPYYSSRSLYITEQQQYSGIIFMGGNLTSNFDAVPNAFIAQLWTHAGVDDGSGAIEGFTLEQNYPNPFNPSTVIKFSLPNQGNAKLTLYDVTGKEIAVIADGMFESGNHSVNFDATGLTSGVYFYTLSSNGNSITKKMTVIK; encoded by the coding sequence ATGAAGACTTTTTTCTCTTTTTTTGTCGCCATCTCAATGATGGTTGTTTCAACCTCTGCACAGGGGGTTACAAAACAATCACTGCCTGACATGCCATTCCCTCGAATGAACAGCCAGACCGTAGCCACTTCAAGCGGACTCTACCTCGCAATAGGTGGTCACTCCTCAGGTTTTACTCGAATGAACACAGTAACTTCAGTCGCACACAACGACTCTGCCTGGGCAAACTTCACCCTCACAGACTTCAGAGATGCGACCGGAATAGTGCATCTCAGTGACTCCACCTGCCTCCTGATCGGTGGGATGTCTTCCGATCTGGGAGTGGGTCAGCTCAGCACAACCGAAAGGGTTTACCCGAATCTGTTGCAAAGTGCCGCAGGACCAGCCCTCCTGAATGCCCGTACAATGGCTAACGGTGTCCAGCTTGCAAACGGAAAAGTGTTAGTTGCGGGATGCTGGTACAGCGATGTTGCAGCGGCAGTCGGCGAGGTTATCGATCTGGCAACTAATCAGGTTACTCTTACCGGCAATCTGAATCAACCACGGGCTTATCCTACTTTTGTACCGACTTCCGACGGTGGTGCCATCATGTTCGGCGGCTGGGGAGTCTATGGCGGTTTGTTTTCCGGAGCAGTTGAGGAGTACAATCCGGCAACCAATACATTTACTAAAATCCGTGACAATCTTTTTGCAGACGATCCCGATTACAGGGTGGTAACCGATTTTGGCGAAGACATGCAACACAAAAAACTCTCGAACGGTAAATATGTCTTTCTTGCCAGAAAATTTCAGAATGGTGAAGGCTGGAGAGTCTTTACTGTTGATCCGGTTACAAAACAATTCGAAGTAATCGTCCCATCACTTCCGATAAGCCAGACAGGCACCGGCTTTACATATCTGTATCTTTCTCCAATTATTGATACCCGGGTAAATGATCTGGTGATGATCCCGCAAATATGGACCGATCCCCAAGGGAAGAATCATGTGAGTATACCATTTTTCTTCCATCAGTTTACATCAACCATTGTGTTCCCTGTTTCAGATGTAATACTCGATCACTGGCCTTATTACTCCTCCAGGTCTTTGTATATCACCGAACAGCAGCAATATTCCGGAATCATTTTTATGGGTGGAAACCTGACGAGCAACTTTGACGCTGTACCGAACGCATTTATTGCCCAGTTGTGGACACATGCAGGAGTTGATGACGGTTCAGGAGCAATCGAAGGTTTCACACTGGAGCAGAATTATCCAAATCCGTTTAATCCGTCAACTGTTATAAAGTTTTCTCTCCCGAATCAGGGAAATGCAAAACTCACTCTTTATGATGTAACAGGAAAAGAAATTGCAGTAATTGCAGACGGTATGTTCGAATCAGGAAACCACTCAGTGAATTTTGATGCAACGGGACTGACAAGCGGAGTATATTTCTATACCCTCTCATCAAATGGAAACTCGATCACAAAAAAGATGACTGTGATTAAATAG